The following are from one region of the Chanos chanos chromosome 10, fChaCha1.1, whole genome shotgun sequence genome:
- the kcnj3a gene encoding G protein-activated inward rectifier potassium channel 1, which translates to MSALRKKFGDDYQVVTTSSSGSGFNLPAPEKKRKRQRFVDKNGRCNVQHGNLGGETSRYLSDLFTTLVDLKWRWNLFIFILTYTVAWLFMASMWWVIAYIRGDLNRPHDDKDTPCVANVYNFPSAFLFFIETEATIGYGYRYITDKCPEGIILFLFQSILGSIVDAFLIGCMFIKMSQPKKRAETLMFSEHAAISMRDGKLTLMFRVGNLRNSHMVSAQIRCKLLKSRQTPEGEFLPLDQLELDVGFSTGADQLFLVSPLTICHVIDTKSPFYELSQRSMQTEQFEIVVILEGIVETTGMTCQARTSYTEDEVLWGHRFFPVISLEEGFFKVDYSQFHATFEVPTPPYSVKEQEEALLMSSPLMAPSLCNSGEKNSSLGCLELLEDTESTAKLPPKVQKMTGRDGMPRKLLRMSSTTSEMTYSLGELPIKLQRISSVPGVSEEKMVAKTTKAGAEPMSKSVAELPPKLQRLAGGGTGGRMDGHLPPKLRKMNSDRFT; encoded by the exons ATGTCTGCACTTCGCAAGAAATTTGGGGACGACTACCAGGTAGTGACCACCTCATCCAGTGGCTCGGGGTTCAATCTTCCAGCAccggaaaaaaagaggaaaaggcaACGGTTTGTGGACAAGAATGGCCGGTGTAACGTTCAGCATGGGAACCTTGGTGGTGAAACCAGCAGATACCTCTCAGATTTGTTCACCACTTTAGTTGACCTGAAATGGCGCtggaatttattcattttcatccttACATACACTGTAGCGTGGCTATTCATGGCTTCAATGTGGTGGGTTATAGCTTATATACGCGGGGACCTCAACAGACCCCACGATGATAAAGACACGCCATGTGTTGCCAATGTCTACAACTTTCCGTCAGCGTTCTTATTCTTCATTGAGACAGAGGCGACCATTGGCTATGGCTATAGATATATCACGGACAAATGTCCCGAAGGAattattctgtttctctttcagtcaaTCCTTGGATCAATCGTTGATGCTTTTTTGATTGGCTGCATGTTCATAAAAATGTCTCAGCCGAAGAAGCGGGCAGAAACGCTGATGTTTAGTGAACATGCGGCAATCTCAATGCGGGATGGAAAACTAACTCTGATGTTCAGGGTAGGAAACCTGCGTAACAGCCATATGGTCTCTGCTCAGATCCGCTGTAAATTACTCAAA TCTCGGCAGACGCCCGAGGGTGAGTTTCTACCGCTGGATCAGTTGGAGTTGGATGTTGGTTTCAGCACAGGAGCGGACCAGCTCTTTCTCGTCTCACCGCTCACTATCTGTCACGTCATTGATACCAAAAGCCCATTTTATGAACTCTCCCAGAGATCAATGCAAACGGAGCAGTTTGAAATCGTGGTCATTTTGGAAGGGATTGTGGAGACCACTG GTATGACTTGCCAAGCGCGGACGTCGTACACAGAGGACGAGGTGCTGTGGGGTCACCGCTTCTTTCCGGTAATTTCCCTGGAGGAGGGTTTCTTCAAAGTGGACTACTCACAGTTTCACGCCACCTTTGAGGTTCCCACACCCCCATACAGCGTGAAGGAGCAGGAAGAGGCTTTGCTCATGTCCTCTCCGCTCATGGCTCCGTCTCTGTGCAACAGCGGTGAAAAGAACAGCTCTCTCGGCTGCCTCGAGCTGCTGGAGGACACGGAAAGCACCGCCAAGCTGCCACCTAAGGTGCAGAAGATGACCGGACGCGATGGTATGCCACGCAAGCTACTGCGCATGAGCTCCACCACGTCCGAGATGACCTACAGCCTGGGCGAACTGCCGATCAAGCTCCAACGCATCAGCTCCGTGCCCGGCGTCTCGGAGGAGAAAATGGTTGCCAAGACGACCAAAGCTGGCGCGGAGCCCATGAGTAAGTCTGTCGCGGAGTTGCCGCCAAAGCTCCAGAGGCTGGCGGGGGGTGGGACGGGAGGGCGCATGGACGGGCACCTCCCTCCGAAACTCCGAAAGATGAACTCTGACCGCTTCACGTAG